Within the Borrelia parkeri genome, the region CAATAATGTCATCACACCTTTTTCTAAATACTATGACATCCTCAAGACTTGGTCCATATTTTTTGCGAAGACGAGAGAGAGCATATAACCTATTCTCTACTGACTCAATTTCCTTCTCATCATAAGTCTTGTCAAAAAGATACCTACTATAAGCTTGACCAATATCTTCAAGCTCATAGTAAGAACTCTTAAGACGATTTTCAAGTTCAAAATAATTATTGTTCACTCCTGAGAGATACTCAGCATCACAAATTACCTTCCTTATCTCACTTAAAGCAGAAATATTATTATTCAAGCTCAAAACACTCTTTAAGCTTGAAAGAGCATTACATAAAGATTCATGATTTTTAAGCTCATCTAACCTAGTCTTTAAAATTTCTTCTTCACCTATTTTAGGATTAAAAGAATCTATCTCATCAATTATTTTTTCACATTCTTCTTTACTATCTTTATGCAATTTCTCTTTCGAAACAAAATCATCATAATCATTTAAATATTGAATATATTCTTCATAGACTAATCTATATTTTTCCAATTGAGAATTTAAATTAGCATAATTATCCAAAATCTTCAAATTATTTGAAGGATTCCTCAAAATTAAATACTGTTGATTTTGAGAATGTACCTCAATCAACATATTAAAAATTGGCTTTAATATGGTACTAGAAATTGGTTCATTATTAATATAATAATTACTCAAAAGAGTCTCTGAAGATTCAAATATAATTACTCTTTTTATAATAATAAAATCTGATGCTAATATACCTTTAGAAGACAAATAATCTCTAACATCACTATTCACCTTAAACTTGGCAAGTAAAACACATTCCTGTTCTCCACTAATAATTATATTACTTTTAATTTTTCCACCAAATAAATAATAAATCGATGATAATAATAAGCTTTTTCCACTTCCAGACTCACCTGTGAGCGCTACTAAACCAGTACTTAGCTTAATAGAAAGCTCTTTAATTAAAACAAAATTTTTTACAAAAAGTTCAACTAACATACAAAACTTCAAAACAAGCTATATCTATATTATAAAACGCCATACATTATAATAACTTATTTTTAAGTCTCCTAACAAAAGTATCTGTACAAAATGATGCAAAACGTAAACTCTTATTATCAAGTCCCAACTCAAAAATAATATTAACCCCAAATTTACCAATATTAATGCCATCAACGAAAATTGATGCTGAGTTTAACACATGCCCTTTCTGAAATGAAAGAGAAAGCTTACTCCCGCTTGAAAAAATAAAGGAACGATTATAAACAGAATGTGGAGAAATAGGAGTTAAGATAAAAGCCTGAAGATCTGATTCTAAAATAGATCCACCTGCTGAGAAAGAATATCCGGTTGAACCTGTAGGAGTTGCAAATATTATTCCATCACTCCTATATGAGAGAAAATCTTCTGAATTAACCCTAAGATTTACATAAATCAACTTATTAATCACACTAGAACGAATAATTACATCATTTAAAGCATATTTGGTAAACACATTATTTCCATTATCATAAGCACTAATACTAAGTAAATATTTACTATGAATAACTAAAGAATTATCAAAAAACTTATCTATGACTTCTTTAAAATCGATAGGTTTTATGTCTGCTAAAAATCCTACCTTGCCTAAATTTATTGAAATAATTGGAATATCAATATCATTCTTCAAAAGCAAGCTACTAGCTAATAAAACCGTACCATCCCCACCCAAAGTTATTGCAAGAATCAAATTATCCTCAGTTAACACCTCTGAAGATTTATCAATTCCTGCAAATAAGCTTAAAACACCATATTTATGTTCTAAATATTTTTGTATTTCACAAGCAAGAACCTCGGCATCTAAATTTGAATAATTCACGTAAATGAGAACCTTACTCTTCATTATTCTCCTTATATGGAATCCTTGCAAATTCACTCTTGTCAAATATCCGTTCAATATCAATTAAAATTAAATAATCACTCTCAAAATTTTCCTCATTCTCAATTTTAACAACACCAGATATGTATTTTCTATCCAAAGTTTGCAAGGTCGCAGGAGGTTCTTGTACCTTTGATGTATCAAAGCTAATAACCTTGAGAACTTTATCTACAAATATTCCTAAAAGCTTATCTTTGATATTCACTATTAAATAACCTGTTAAAAGTTTATCTTCTTCCGTTACATAAACAGAAGGAATTTTAAATCTAATATTTAAATTTATTAAAGGGATAACACTCCCTCTAAGATTATAAATGCCCGTAATATAATCAGGAACATTGGGTATTGCATATATACTTTCCAAAGGTACTTTAATTACTTCCCTAATGTGATCTATTGCAACCCCATAACTCTCTTTGCCTATCTTAAAACATGCAACTTGCAAATGAGACTTTTTTTCCATAATTTTTTCTTTCATAAACACATCCCAACACCCTTAAATAATTTAAATATTTGTATCTAACTTAATAAAATCTTTAGATAAAAAATAAATCTCAAAGGAATTCTTCCGCACAGCTTTAGGTCTAATTTTTTTGACAATCTTAAAATAACTCTTAAGCTTATAAAAAAGCTGTTCTTCCTCGCCTCCTTGAAAAACCTTAAGTAATAAATTACCACCTTTTACTAAAATTCTAGACGCCAATTCAACTATTCTCATATTCAAATTAAAAGAATTACTTGTATCAACTAATCTATTACCAGTAGTCTTGGGAGCTGCATCACTTATAATTAAACTATAAGGTGCAAAAGTCTCTATCTTTTGACAAATCTCATCGATATATATATTACCTTTGATAAAATAAAAATTATTAGTAAAATTAAGATCTATATCATTAAGGTCAACTGCAACAAGCACCCCATCTTTAAGATTGCCATAAGCATATTGAGAAAAACTGCCAGGAGACGCTCCAATATCCAATATATTGCCAGAAGGAAACAAAGAAAATCTCTTATCAATTTCTATTAATTTATAAACAGATCTAGCAAGATATCCTTCTTTTTTAGCTCTTCGTGAATATTCATCAAAAACATTATACATATCAATGCTCTGCAATACACTCAATCCATTATACTTTTTATTATAATTATTATTATGCAAAATAAATCATTTTTAGATAAGATCGAAAAAAATATTAATAATATATTCTCACAAGACCATTTTCTCAATTTATTTAAAGACAAAGATTTAAAGCTAAAACTTAATATACAAAAAAACACAATAAAGACAATTAAAGCCCCAGCTATTGAAATAATAAATAGAGGGGGAAAGAGAATAAGACCAATGCTAATGATTTTACTAGCATATGCATTAGGATATAATAAAAAAAATACTGAAAATCTATACAAACTAAGCATGCTAATTGAATTACCTCATTCTGGAAGTTTAATTATTGATGACATAGAAGATGGGGCCATTAAAAGAAGGGGTAAACCTGCTATTCACTTAATTTACGGATTAGATAACAGTATTAATACAGCAAATTTAATTTACTTTCTGCCTGCAAAATTAATGCAAACTTCTAAATTAAAAAAAAGTCAAAAACTATTAATTTATGAAAATTTTTTCACAACACTCTCAAATCTTCACCTAGGACAAGGAATTGATATCGCATTACATAATGGAACATATATTCCAAACGTTGACGAATACATATCTTTAGTAGAACTTAAAACAAGTTGCCTTTTTGGCATGGCTGGATTTTTAGCCGGCATACTTACAAACAATGAAAATAAAGCAAAAAATCTTTACAACACATTCCTAAAACTTGGAACCTGTTTCCAAATAATAGACGATATCAAAAATATTAAAGATGGAATTAACGGCAAAGATTTTGGAGATGACTTAATTGAAGGAAAAAAAAGTCTGCCCATAATATACTTTTTAAAAGAAAAACTATTGGATGAGCAAATCATTCAAGAATTAAGCGCAATTAAAAATAAATCTATAAATGAATCAAAAAAAGAAATATTAAAATTTAGCAATATGATTAACTCATCAAATGCTATTCAAAATTCTGCAAATCTTGCAATGTCATACCTTAATAAATTTATAGAAGAATTAAATTCATACGCATTGATTAACAAGTATAAAGATATGATAATGGACATTGTAAAGAAAATCAAAGAGGAAAATTTATGAAAAAATATGCAATAATGCTAGTCTGGATAAATATCATTACTTCTATCTATGCAACAATTCCTACAGAAGATATCAATAAAATAGATGAACTTTATACAAAATCAATGGTACTCAAAGAGCTAAAGGAATATAATCAATCCAAAGCATTATTAATGCAAATTATAAATACAGATCCAAAACAAGTTGATGCATATTTACTGATTGCAGAATTAGAATACTTGATGAATAACTGGTTACAAGCAATCGAACAAACAAAAATTTATCTACAAATAATTGATTTTAAAGATACAAAAAATTATCTTGATATTTCATGGGCATATTTTCTCATAGGAGAATCAAGAAACTCAATGGACTATATAATGCATTTTATTCAAGATAATAAAGAACTACTAAATACTAATATATACATATTAATTGATACTATTTTAAAAAAAGGATTTTATCATTTCATACAAGATGAAGACTTAATATTTAATCTGATAATAAATACTCTTTTCCAAATAGAAACATATGATGACACCATATTTACAATATTTCTAAATAATTTAGATATCATCAAACAAATGCCCTTTTATAAATTTAATAAAATTAAAATCAAAGATTTAGAATTACAAATTCGGGCCTTAAAAAAGCTCAAAAATTCGATAAATGATATTGCTAAAATAGTTTAGTTTTTCTAAAAAGTGAAACAAATATATTAATTAATATAGCCATATAAAAGGGCAACGAAAGGGCAAAATAAGAATTAACATAATCCTGAAAATTAAAAAACTCGTATTCAATAAATATCATCAAAAATGCACTTGGGAAAATGAGCCAAGGATTTGCAAATGCAATATACAGTATACAAATAGCAAGCCACCCATTATTTAACCCCAAATCATAAGAATAAACATTAAAATTGATAGCAAGAAATGAACCTGCAATACTTGACGAGATTACGGATACAAAAATAGCAAAAGATTTAAAGTAATTACTAGTTCGCTCACCTAAGATATTTTCATAATCATTCGAACGAATAAACTCAAAAACTACTCTAACTCTTGAATAATTTAGTATATAAATACTAAAACTTAAAAAAACGAAAAAAAATATAACAAAAAAAATAATAGCAAAATTATTGGAAATATTTAAACTAAATCCTGGAATAAAATTGAAATTAGCTTTCATCAAAACCCTAACTAAAAAATAACACAATATGTTAATTCCTATACCCGTTATAAAAATGTTATAACCATTTATTACAATAAAAGATAAAAAAAAACCAAAGATCAAACTGATAAAAATCATCATAACAACTGAAGCAAATATTCCATAACCCAAATAAATAAAAAAAGATGTTAGGAAAACAGATAAAAAAGAAATTCCTTCAATAGATATATTTAGAAGTCCTACTCTCTCAGCATAAAGAATTCCAAGAGCTAAATATGCAAATACTATAGAATGTAAAAAAATACCAAACATTTATTTTTTACCCGAATTAATTAAAAACAATGAAATAAAAATCGATATAGCTTGATATAAACCAATAAATTCAAATTTAAACGAATAATTTATTTTAAGATAATTATTAAATTCATTCAGCATTGCAAAAAACAAACTAAAACATAATACATACATATAATTAAATCCTGAAACTACAGCAACAACAAATCCATTCCAACCAATCCCGGCGGTTAATCCTAAAAATAAATAATTCTTAAAAAAAATTAAAAATATTGAACCCACAAGACCATTTAAAAAAGCACTGGTAAATACCGTACAAAACTTATACTTAAATTCATTAATACCGAAAAATTTGCTTAACGGCTTTCTATCACTCAATATCTCAAGTTTTAATCCTAAAATAGTTCTTTTATGAATAAATACATAACACCCCCAAACCAAAATACTAAATAAAAGCAAATATGGAAAAACAGTATCAATAGCGAATATCTTATCAATACTTTTTGTCTGATTTAAAAGTCCATTCGAGCCTACAAGCTTTGATATAAAACCATCAACTAATCTCTGATTTCCATAAGACATTAAAAGACCTGTAAGCATCCCATTTACTCCACAAAAAAAGGTCAGTAAAAAAGGAATAATTCCTATAACACCAACTAAAAATGAGCTTAAAATTATTATTAATATAAAATTAAAGTATGTAAGTCCACAAAACTCACAAAATATATATGATAAAAATGCTCCGAAATAAACTTGACCCTCATCGCCAAGAGTCAAACTATTACTTCTAGCACAAGTTGAGATTCCTGTAGCAATTAATAAGAGTAACATAAAGTTCCACAACATCACTTTCATATAAGAAAAACTAAAAAAACCATCAAAAAAATAGCTAATACTCAACACACTCAGTGAAAATATTAACAAAATATATTCTCTTCTAAATGCCCTCATATAAACAAAATTTCCTTTAAAGCCTCTTTGTTGATATGTTCTCTTTTCAATCTCAATACAACCTCACCAGCCTTTATTGCCAAAACATCATCAGATAAAAGCAGTAATTCATCTAAATTAGGAGTAATTAGTAGTACAGGCTTTTCATTAGAAAAATTACGAATAAAATTAGATGTCTCACTATATGCTCTATAGTCTAAATTACTAAGAGGTGAAAAACAAATTAAAAAACTCTTTGTAATATATTTTTCTCTAAAAAGAGCAAGTTTTTTTAAAGTTCCTCCAGAGAATGATAAAGACTTAGAATAAAAAGTCTTTAGTATCTTACTATCACAATATTCCATGTCTCTTTTAAAAAATTTTTTAAGATCATTAATAATAGACTGTTTAATAAAAATTTCATTTTCAAAACTCATTATTTTGGCCAAAAAACTATCCAATATAGTCATATTATCAGAAAATAAATTACCAATTCCTAAAGGTAAAAAACCAGCTTTGAGCTCATAAAAATTAATATATTCATATCTATGCCCATTCATCTTTATACATCCTACAAATGGAATCTCGCCTAAGAATAATTTTTCCCATGTTTTTATTACTGCCTCTTCTGCAATAATTCCTAAAACTCCTCTTTTTTTCAAAGAAAAACTAATATCATACTTCCAAAAATCTTCAAAAAACAAATTAAATTTTATAAAATCCTTATTTGGCCCACCACGCTTAATACTCATAGAAATAAACTTATCAGCAGGAATTTCAAGCTTACTAAGTATTATCTCTTTATTTGTCGTTCTAAAACACTTCCCCTCTTTTAGAATAATAAATTCATCACTAAATTTTATGGCATTGCCAATCTCTCTATGCGTAATAAAAAGAGAAGTAATACCTGCTCTTTTAAGGGCTTGAAGCAATTTAATAAACTCTTTAGCCTCTTTTTGAGAAAAATAAGAAACACTCTCATCAAAAATAATAATCTTTGCATTTTTTTTCAGGGAAGAAATAATAAGCAAAAAATAGATTTCTTTAATATTCAAATCTTGTATTCTAGTCTCTAGATCAAAAGTAATATTATAAAATTGCCTAAGCCATTTATAATATCTATAGGTATGGGATTTATTCATTGGCATAAAAAATTGAGAATCAAACCAATAAATACTAAGATATTCCCAAACTTTTAAGTTCATATCAAGTTTTGGAATCTGGGACACAATATAAATACCATTACTCTTTGCTACATCCACATTCCAGTTTTTTTGCCTAATATTATTTATAAATACATCACCACTATCAAAACGAATAAATCCAGCTATAATTTTTGATAAGGTACTCTTACCTTCTCCATTTCTCCCAATTACAGTCAAGATTTTAGATTCCTCAATTCTTAAATTAACACTATCTAGAATAGGTTTTTCAATATCTGGGAAAGATTTTACTATGTTTTTAAACTCTACCATAAATTATTCTAAATTTATTTTGATCTCAGTATTATTCATCTCTTTTATTTTATCCTCAAGTCTTTTTTTAATCTTTGAATTGGTATTCTCTAAATAAAACTTATTCAACAAATTAAATGAAACCCCCCTTTCTCTAAAGCCAAGGACCTTATAAGTTCCATATTTAAGCTCCCCTTTAAGGGCTTTTCCCAAAACTTTTTCTAAATAAAATCTTTGATTTGTAACGCCTGAACCAATAATATTATCTTTATTATTCAAATAATCTTCACCATCAAAAAGAACAGCAAAAACACCATGCTCACGAACTGATGAGAGAACTCCTTTAATCGCTGTACCTACAATTGGAAGAATTACAGAAACTCCTAAGTCTAAAATTAAAGAGTCAGATAAAACTTTTACTCTATTGCTATCATGCCAATTTCCTAAAGTTCTAAAGAACACTTCTGAATCTAAAATATCTCTAATTCCATTCTTGAAATAAGGAAAAATATAATTATTCATAACAGGATATTCTTGTCCAGCAATCAAGGCAACATTTTTATTATATAAATTAGAACTTTTTAAAAATAAACCCACATAATAACCCAATATGTAAGCTTCTTCTGCAACATTATAAGAGAGTGAATACACTTGTGGATTAGTATTTTTAACTAAAGAATCAAAAATCAAAAACTTAGTATAAGGATAATTTGGGGAAACCCTATCAATAATTCCTTGCATTGCATTATTTGTCGTTATCAAAAAATCATAATTGTTAGAATTTAATAACTTTTCAAGTAATTCTATCCATTCACGCTGATTAAACCCAGCTTCAAACAACCGAATCTCAATATCACTTTTATTTTTTTTAAATTCAATTAAAAAATCATACATTGCTTTATAAGAAGGAGAACCACTAATGATTCCAGGAATAAATAATGCAATTTTTCTATTAGATGAAGATTTAGGTTCTCTAATTCTAAAAAAATTAATATAAACAAATAAAAACAAACAAATTAGTGAAACAAAAACACAAAAAATCCTAAAAAAAAGAGCTTTACTCACAGAAATAAAACACCTTTTTCTCATAAAATAAAATAAAACTTGATACTACGAGAACAAAATGGCATAAAATCAAAAACCTAAAACGCACAATATACCAACTTTTTCAAAAAAGTTTCTTTGTAAAAAGATACCATAAAAGCCTCTATCACGTCCAATTCTATATCCGATTTTTGCTTAAAATTGCTTAAAAAAACCAGCATTGGATCAATATAACAAGAAACTTATTAACAAAAACTCAATGCAAGAAATAGCCTAAATCAAATTAAAACTATTAATCTTGAAGATAGGAATTTTTACCAATACTTCACAATCACAACATTTATCAAAATTAAAACTCTCTAGGTTTTAACAAATAAAATTCATTAATACTTAAATTACTAGGAATATCACCATTTGTACGAATTAAATACATTTTAAAAGAATGAACGGTTTTAAAAAACTTCTTTGTTAAAGACGAGCGATTTTTTTTATAACCTTTCAAATATTTTAAAATAGCCCCATGGATGTTAACTTTATCAAACACATTAGAAGAATGCTTAACGATATCTTCTATAAAGAAAAACACATTGGCCAAATAAATAAAATTATTAAAAAGAATACCTATACGCCCTCTTAAATAATTGACATAATTTATCATGTCAACTCTATTCCCTAAGGTATAATTTTTATCTTCTAAACTCCACTTTGAATATATGGTATTAAATTTAGGATCTCTTACTAAATAATCATATACAAAATCAAATCTAAAACTATCTTCAATATATTTTAAAAATATGTAAGTTAAACGACTATTATTTAGAGAAACAAAATTTTTACGAGACATTTCTTTTAAATTTTCAATTACATTTTGCGATACAGAATCACTGGTTTTATATAAAAAAGAATTATTATCCCAAAGTAAAATACTAGTGCCTCCTGAAATCCAATACTCATCCTTGTTATAATGTTTAAGAACTCCATCAAAAACACTAACAAAATAATTATTAAAGTATTCACAATTTACATAAAATTTTGCAGGAGCATCTGTCATAAAAAAATAATTATTTAAATCTACAGAAAATGAAGAACCTTGCACAACCTCATAAATAACAACCTCTAAACTCCCCTTAAATAAATATATTTTTGCATCCTGCATATCTTTAAGAGAAGAATAACAAATAAGACTATGGGTATTAGAATATAAGGTTAAATCTGATGCAATACCATTTATCCCATATAAACCTATTTTAATTTTAGAATTATCTCCCACTTCAATAAAATCATATTCAAAAATTTCATCTCCCAAATTTAATTTAACAGGAATAGCATTCCTTATAATATTAATCTGTCCTTCCATTTCTTTAATAGACGCTACTTGAGAGAATAATGTCACTTGTAATAATAAAAGTAAAAGGATAATAACATATGATTTCACAATCAAATTTTCCTCTTTTTTCAAACCTTATAAGCTTAATTATATCTTTTTTAAAGAAATTTACTAACTTTAACAAAAATGAAAAATACGTTATACTTTTCAAGAAAGTATAAAAATAATATTTTATACTAAGCCTGTTCTTTTAAAGAACCTAAAACGTAATAAAGCTACAATTTATGTAGTCAATCTTATGTCAAAAGGATGTACTTATTATGAAAAAAAACAAATTACTATTTTTAATGTTATTCGTATTTGCTCTTTCCCTAATTTCATGTGAAACTCCACCAGAAGAAAGAACATGTGGAGATGCTAAAATTTCTAAGAAATACTAAAGGCAAGGGTTAGAGTATTGATACAATAAAAATGGAACTTAATATATACAGTTATACAGTAAAAAAATTGTATAATGTTAAATTGTGTAATAATATACTAATTAGAGGCTTTATGCAAAGATAAAAGAATTAATGTCTAAAAAGCAAAGTTCTTAATTTATGTAGTCAATATCACATAAGAAGGATGTATTTATGATAAAAAAAAGCAAATTATTATTTTTAATGTTATCTGTATTTGCTCTTTTCTTAATTTCATGTAAGACCCCGCCAGAGGATACAAAGAATGCAAACTCCAAAATTTCAACTAAAGAAACTGGGGATATAAAAAGAGACATTGAAGATATAAAAAACGGAGTCCTAAGAGAACGAGGAAATCTTTTTTATTCTAAAGAATTTAATGAGACTGAAAAGATTGAAAAAGAAATGCACGAAAAATTTGCAAAGGGAAAGATTAAAGAAGGTAATGAAATTGCCCTAAAAGTATTAGAAAGGTACAGAAATATCGCAAGAGATACAACGGAAAAAAAAGAACAAATAAACTACTTGAAAGAAAACATTGAAAAATACTTGAATGATGCTGAAGCTAATGAAGCATACATATGGATCCCATTAGAAATCGACGAAGTAAATAACTTATATTTTGAAGCAGCAAGAAAATATAAAATGTATGATATCGAAAGCTCTCTTGGAATGTATAGTAAAACATTTAATAAAGCACAACAAGCTGCTAAAAAGGCAAAAGAAGCAAGAGCTCTTAAAGAAACGGAAGAGAGAATGTATAAACAATTAAAAGCATTGGAAGCTGCTTCTGAACTCCCCGTTTATAGAAACAATAAACTCATTAAACCATCACCATGGAATGGAAGAGCGCTTCTTAAGGATAAAGGTGAACGCATAAATCTTTTAAACCCACAAGACGAAACTTACTTACTTGGACAAATGGATTCATTAGTACTTGCTTATGAAGAAAAAACTGAAGAAGTAAAAACTCCAGACCCAAATAAATTTAAAACACTCCAGCTTATTGAAAAAGCCAGACAATTATGGGAACAAGGACTTGAAGCTAAGAATCTTAACAATCTTAGACTTGCAAATGAATTATTCTTAGATTCTGCAAGATATCTAAAAGCCTATCAAAGTCACTCAAGTAAAGAGTTATATATAATTAAAATCGGAAACACATTGTGGGGTATTTCTAAGAAATTGTACAACGACCCTTATCTATGGCCAAAAATTTGGTTTGCAAATAGACAAAAAATCCAGAATCCAGATTTAATACATGAAAATTGGAAAATAATAATTCCTTCTAAATAAAACAAAAAAAGAAAATAAGCTTATGCTTGTTTTCTTTTTTTATATCTAATAAAATTAATCTAAACAAATTTTTTTACAAAATAAGAGAATCAAAAATGAAAAAACTATTACTAACAAGTATCCTATTCTTTTCCTGCTATACAGTAGCCCACTTAAACAAACAACTTACAAAAGACACTCCGTACAGCATTTACCTACGAGAAGCTCAAAAAGCAACAAATGTTAACGATTATCAATCTGCTTTAAAGATATATGAAAAAATGATTGAAAATTATAAAGAAAATGAAAGCATCGTTGCCATAGGAAAGTATGAAATCGCATTCATATATTATGTGACAAATAAAAATAACACAGCAAAAAAGCTCTTTGAAGAATTAATACAATCTAATGTGCAAATACCTAAATGGATTCTTCCCTTATCTCAAAAGATAATAGAAAAGATAAAAAAACAACAAAAAAATAAATCATAATACACAATCAATACAAACCACTACTTAAGTAATATTCCATAAATTGTAATATCTTTTTCCTTAGCTGATCTAATGACATCCTCATAAACTATAGGTCCTCGAGGATATTCATGGGGAGGTGCATTACCCAATACGATAATAAACCTATTATCTGCTTGCCAATCAAATTGAGTAACAGCAGAATTAATTCCCTCAAATACTGCCTCAGGATAATCTCCCCCACCACCCACACTAATACCTTCAAGAACATTATTTAAATATTCCTTATTATTAAAATCAAAAGATCTTGTTAAAAAATCTTCAAGATAATCCTTATAAAATACAAAACCCACCCTATAAGAT harbors:
- a CDS encoding membrane protein produces the protein MFGIFLHSIVFAYLALGILYAERVGLLNISIEGISFLSVFLTSFFIYLGYGIFASVVMMIFISLIFGFFLSFIVINGYNIFITGIGINILCYFLVRVLMKANFNFIPGFSLNISNNFAIIFFVIFFFVFLSFSIYILNYSRVRVVFEFIRSNDYENILGERTSNYFKSFAIFVSVISSSIAGSFLAINFNVYSYDLGLNNGWLAICILYIAFANPWLIFPSAFLMIFIEYEFFNFQDYVNSYFALSLPFYMAILINIFVSLFRKTKLF
- a CDS encoding chemotaxis protein CheW produces the protein MKEKIMEKKSHLQVACFKIGKESYGVAIDHIREVIKVPLESIYAIPNVPDYITGIYNLRGSVIPLINLNIRFKIPSVYVTEEDKLLTGYLIVNIKDKLLGIFVDKVLKVISFDTSKVQEPPATLQTLDRKYISGVVKIENEENFESDYLILIDIERIFDKSEFARIPYKENNEE
- the recN gene encoding DNA repair protein RecN → MLVELFVKNFVLIKELSIKLSTGLVALTGESGSGKSLLLSSIYYLFGGKIKSNIIISGEQECVLLAKFKVNSDVRDYLSSKGILASDFIIIKRVIIFESSETLLSNYYINNEPISSTILKPIFNMLIEVHSQNQQYLILRNPSNNLKILDNYANLNSQLEKYRLVYEEYIQYLNDYDDFVSKEKLHKDSKEECEKIIDEIDSFNPKIGEEEILKTRLDELKNHESLCNALSSLKSVLSLNNNISALSEIRKVICDAEYLSGVNNNYFELENRLKSSYYELEDIGQAYSRYLFDKTYDEKEIESVENRLYALSRLRKKYGPSLEDVIVFRKRCDDIIDLSLNFETERLGKEQMLNDLFDRVKKLAFDISSLRKAAALRFASGVTEILHKLNMGDAEFFVSVSEGKIKSTGIDEVEFLISSNTGLKAQPIYRIASGGELSRIMLAIKSVQNVDESKLIIFDEIDSGIGGESGMSLGKYLKGLSENMQIFVVTHLANIASLSDYHILVKKEYIEDRTYVHACLLLGNDRVLEVARMLSGNVNDISFQHAEELLKGNN
- a CDS encoding tetratricopeptide repeat protein, whose product is MKKYAIMLVWINIITSIYATIPTEDINKIDELYTKSMVLKELKEYNQSKALLMQIINTDPKQVDAYLLIAELEYLMNNWLQAIEQTKIYLQIIDFKDTKNYLDISWAYFLIGESRNSMDYIMHFIQDNKELLNTNIYILIDTILKKGFYHFIQDEDLIFNLIINTLFQIETYDDTIFTIFLNNLDIIKQMPFYKFNKIKIKDLELQIRALKKLKNSINDIAKIV
- a CDS encoding NAD(+)/NADH kinase, translated to MKSKVLIYVNYSNLDAEVLACEIQKYLEHKYGVLSLFAGIDKSSEVLTEDNLILAITLGGDGTVLLASSLLLKNDIDIPIISINLGKVGFLADIKPIDFKEVIDKFFDNSLVIHSKYLLSISAYDNGNNVFTKYALNDVIIRSSVINKLIYVNLRVNSEDFLSYRSDGIIFATPTGSTGYSFSAGGSILESDLQAFILTPISPHSVYNRSFIFSSGSKLSLSFQKGHVLNSASIFVDGINIGKFGVNIIFELGLDNKSLRFASFCTDTFVRRLKNKLL
- a CDS encoding polyprenyl synthetase family protein; this translates as MQNKSFLDKIEKNINNIFSQDHFLNLFKDKDLKLKLNIQKNTIKTIKAPAIEIINRGGKRIRPMLMILLAYALGYNKKNTENLYKLSMLIELPHSGSLIIDDIEDGAIKRRGKPAIHLIYGLDNSINTANLIYFLPAKLMQTSKLKKSQKLLIYENFFTTLSNLHLGQGIDIALHNGTYIPNVDEYISLVELKTSCLFGMAGFLAGILTNNENKAKNLYNTFLKLGTCFQIIDDIKNIKDGINGKDFGDDLIEGKKSLPIIYFLKEKLLDEQIIQELSAIKNKSINESKKEILKFSNMINSSNAIQNSANLAMSYLNKFIEELNSYALINKYKDMIMDIVKKIKEENL
- a CDS encoding ABC transporter permease; this encodes MRAFRREYILLIFSLSVLSISYFFDGFFSFSYMKVMLWNFMLLLLIATGISTCARSNSLTLGDEGQVYFGAFLSYIFCEFCGLTYFNFILIIILSSFLVGVIGIIPFLLTFFCGVNGMLTGLLMSYGNQRLVDGFISKLVGSNGLLNQTKSIDKIFAIDTVFPYLLLFSILVWGCYVFIHKRTILGLKLEILSDRKPLSKFFGINEFKYKFCTVFTSAFLNGLVGSIFLIFFKNYLFLGLTAGIGWNGFVVAVVSGFNYMYVLCFSLFFAMLNEFNNYLKINYSFKFEFIGLYQAISIFISLFLINSGKK
- a CDS encoding SAM-dependent methyltransferase produces the protein MYNVFDEYSRRAKKEGYLARSVYKLIEIDKRFSLFPSGNILDIGASPGSFSQYAYGNLKDGVLVAVDLNDIDLNFTNNFYFIKGNIYIDEICQKIETFAPYSLIISDAAPKTTGNRLVDTSNSFNLNMRIVELASRILVKGGNLLLKVFQGGEEEQLFYKLKSYFKIVKKIRPKAVRKNSFEIYFLSKDFIKLDTNI